A genomic window from Arvicola amphibius chromosome 5, mArvAmp1.2, whole genome shotgun sequence includes:
- the Ptpn1 gene encoding tyrosine-protein phosphatase non-receptor type 1 isoform X2, translating to MEEAQRSYILTQGPLPNTCGHFWEMVWEQKSRGVVMLNRIMEKGSLKCAQYWPEKEEKEMVFDDTNLKLTLISEDVKSYYTVRQLELENLATQEAREILHFHYTTWPDFGVPESPASFLNFLFKVRESGSLSPEHGPIVVHCSAGIGRSGTFCLADTCLLLMDKRKDPSSVDIKKVLLEMRRFRMGLIQTADQLRFSYLAVIEGAKFIMGDSSVQDQWKELSREDLEPPPEHVPPPPRPPKRILEPHNGKCKELFSNHQWMSEETCENEDSLAREEGRDPLSAVHSLSSMSQDTEVRKRVVAGGLQGAQASVPTKEELSPTDEEQKAHWPTHWKPFLVNVCMATALATGAYLCYRVCFH from the exons ATGGAGGAAGCCCAGAGGAGCTATATTCTCACCCAG GGCCCTTTGCCAAACACGTGTGGGCACTTCTGGGAGATGGTGTGGGAGCAGAAGAGCAGGGGTGTGGTGATGCTCAACCGCATCATGGAGAAAGGCTCG TTAAAATGTGCCCAGTATTggccagagaaagaagaaaaagaaatggtctTTGATGACACAAATTTGAAATTGACACTGATATCTGAAGATGTCAAGTCATATTACACAGTACGACAGCTGGAGCTGGAAAACCTGGCT ACCCAGGAGGCCCGGGAGATCCTGCATTTCCACTACACCACATGGCCTGACTTTGGAGTTCCCGAGTCACCTGCCtcctttctcaattttcttttcaaagtccgAGAGTCAGGCTCCCTCAGCCCGGAGCATGGCCCCATCGTGGTGCACTGCAGCGCTGGCATCGGCAGGTCGGGGACCTTCTGTCTGGCTGATACCTGCCTCTTGCTG ATGGACAAGAGGAAAGACCCATCTTCTGTGGATATTAAAAAAGTGCTTCTGGAGATGCGCAGGTTTCGCATGGGGCTCATCCAGACAGCCGACCAGCTGCGCTTCTCCTACCTGGCTGTGATCGAGGGTGCAAAGTTTATCATGGGCGACTCCTCAGTGCAG GATCAGTGGAAGGAGCTCTCTCGTGAGGACCTGGAGCCCCCACCCGAGCATGTCCCCCCACCTCCCCGGCCACCCAAACGCATCCTGGAGCCTCACAATGGGAAATGCAAGGAACTCTTCTCCAACCACCAGTGGATGAGCGAGGAGACCTGTGAGAACGAAGACAGCCTGgccagagaggaaggcagagacccCTTAAGTGCTGTGCACAGCTTGAGCAG catGAGTCAAGACACTGAAGTTAGAAAACGAGTGGTGGCTGGAGGTCTTCAGGGCGCCCAGGCATCTGTTCCCACCAAGGAAGAGCTGTCCCCAACGGACGAGGAACAAAAGGCACACTGGCCGACTCACTGGAAGCCCTTCCTGGTCAACGTGTGCATGGCCACGGCCCTGGCGACTGGTGCGTACCTCTGCTACCGGGTGTGCTTTCACTGA
- the Ptpn1 gene encoding tyrosine-protein phosphatase non-receptor type 1 isoform X1 — protein MEMEKEFEQIDKAGNWAAIYQDIRHEASDFPCRVAKLPKNKNRNRYRDVSPFDHSRIKLHQEDNDYINASLIKMEEAQRSYILTQGPLPNTCGHFWEMVWEQKSRGVVMLNRIMEKGSLKCAQYWPEKEEKEMVFDDTNLKLTLISEDVKSYYTVRQLELENLATQEAREILHFHYTTWPDFGVPESPASFLNFLFKVRESGSLSPEHGPIVVHCSAGIGRSGTFCLADTCLLLMDKRKDPSSVDIKKVLLEMRRFRMGLIQTADQLRFSYLAVIEGAKFIMGDSSVQDQWKELSREDLEPPPEHVPPPPRPPKRILEPHNGKCKELFSNHQWMSEETCENEDSLAREEGRDPLSAVHSLSSMSQDTEVRKRVVAGGLQGAQASVPTKEELSPTDEEQKAHWPTHWKPFLVNVCMATALATGAYLCYRVCFH, from the exons GATATTCGACATGAAGCCAGTGACTTCCCATGCAGAGTGGCGAAACTTCCTAAGAACAAAAACCGGAACAGGTACCGGGATGTCAGCCCCT ttgaTCACAGTCGGATTAAATTGCACCAGGAAGATAATGACTACATCAATGCCAGTTTGATAAAAATGGAGGAAGCCCAGAGGAGCTATATTCTCACCCAG GGCCCTTTGCCAAACACGTGTGGGCACTTCTGGGAGATGGTGTGGGAGCAGAAGAGCAGGGGTGTGGTGATGCTCAACCGCATCATGGAGAAAGGCTCG TTAAAATGTGCCCAGTATTggccagagaaagaagaaaaagaaatggtctTTGATGACACAAATTTGAAATTGACACTGATATCTGAAGATGTCAAGTCATATTACACAGTACGACAGCTGGAGCTGGAAAACCTGGCT ACCCAGGAGGCCCGGGAGATCCTGCATTTCCACTACACCACATGGCCTGACTTTGGAGTTCCCGAGTCACCTGCCtcctttctcaattttcttttcaaagtccgAGAGTCAGGCTCCCTCAGCCCGGAGCATGGCCCCATCGTGGTGCACTGCAGCGCTGGCATCGGCAGGTCGGGGACCTTCTGTCTGGCTGATACCTGCCTCTTGCTG ATGGACAAGAGGAAAGACCCATCTTCTGTGGATATTAAAAAAGTGCTTCTGGAGATGCGCAGGTTTCGCATGGGGCTCATCCAGACAGCCGACCAGCTGCGCTTCTCCTACCTGGCTGTGATCGAGGGTGCAAAGTTTATCATGGGCGACTCCTCAGTGCAG GATCAGTGGAAGGAGCTCTCTCGTGAGGACCTGGAGCCCCCACCCGAGCATGTCCCCCCACCTCCCCGGCCACCCAAACGCATCCTGGAGCCTCACAATGGGAAATGCAAGGAACTCTTCTCCAACCACCAGTGGATGAGCGAGGAGACCTGTGAGAACGAAGACAGCCTGgccagagaggaaggcagagacccCTTAAGTGCTGTGCACAGCTTGAGCAG catGAGTCAAGACACTGAAGTTAGAAAACGAGTGGTGGCTGGAGGTCTTCAGGGCGCCCAGGCATCTGTTCCCACCAAGGAAGAGCTGTCCCCAACGGACGAGGAACAAAAGGCACACTGGCCGACTCACTGGAAGCCCTTCCTGGTCAACGTGTGCATGGCCACGGCCCTGGCGACTGGTGCGTACCTCTGCTACCGGGTGTGCTTTCACTGA